Genomic DNA from Noviherbaspirillum saxi:
CTTGGACATGATCTGGAAACGGATCGCTTCCTCGGGTTGCAATTCAATGACGAGTCGATTTGCAATGCCGCCATGCGAGTCCGGAAAAATCGAAAACGGCGGGTTGGTGAATTCGATCACGATACGGGACGAATGCTTGTGCATGCGCTTTCCGGTACGCAGATAGAACGGGACGTTCGCCCATCGCCAGGTATCGACATGGGCGCGCAAGGCAACAAAGGTTTCCGTTGAACTGGCTTCCGGCACGTCGGCTTCGTCCAGGTATCCGATGACTTCTTCCGCGCCGATCGCGCCCCTGCCGTAGCGGCCGCGCACCGTGTCGCGCGCGATGTCGGCCATCGACATCTTGCGCAAGGACCGCAAGACCTTGAGCTTTTCATCGCGTACCGCATCCGGCGACAACGATACCGGCGGTTCCATCGCGATAATGCATAGCAGCTGGAGCAAGTGATTCTGCACCATGTCGCGCATGGCGCCGGTGCTGTCATAGAAGCCGGCGCGGCTTCCCACCCCTACCGTCTCCGCCACCGTGATCTGCACGCTGGAGATGGTCGGCGCGCGCCAGAGCGGTTCGAAAATCGAATTGCCGAACCTTAATACCATGAGGTTCTGGACAGTTTCCTTGCCGAGATAATGATCGATCCGGTAGATCTGCTCTTCCTTGAAATGCCGGCCTACTGCATCGTTGATCGCAGCCGCCGAGGCCGAATCGCGGCCCAAGGGCTTTTCAAGAACAACGCGGCTGTTCGCGTCGACCAGGCCGCTCGCCGCCAGCTTGTCGCATATAGTGGTGAATAGCGTCGGTGCGGTCGCAAGATAAAATACGCGCTCAGCACCGGCGTCGGACACGCGTGCCAGACTGGTAAAGTCCGGATCGTTAATGACATCGACACAAAGATAATCCAGCAAGCCCAAAAATCCGGCCCATGCGCTCTCATCGAAATTCATCTTGCCGATAAAGGGGCGCGACATGTTTTCCACAAACTCAATATAGTCGTTACGGCTATAAGCCTGGCGGCCAAGTGCCACGATGCTTGTCTTTTGCGGCAAGTTCCCGTGAAGGTGGGCCATGTACAGTGCCGGCAACAATTTGCGCGCGGCCAGATCGCCGGTGCCGCCAAAAATCATCATGTCGAGCGGCAGTGCCGACGTATGCGGGGAATGGGTAGACATAGGAAATTGAAGGCTCGTCAAAGTGGGACAGCGCTTAAAGCAATGTAGTAATTTTACACGTTGCCCATCATGTTCTCTATGCCATGCGGCTGAAACTAGGGAATTTTATGTAGTATTTTTACGTAATGGCATGCTCCATTGCGAAATTCAGGCCTCCTTGCGCAATCGGCCCTACTCAAAATGCATAGCGGGATAAGTGTTGAGCTGCCAGCTCACACCAAGGATAGTGAAGCGAGACGCCAAGGCCTTGTGTTCCTGCTGCCTCCTAGGCAGCGTCATTTTGATACGCGCTTTTGGCATCTGCCGGAGATTAACCGTGTTAAAACTATGCAGCGTCGTCCATCAACTGACGTAAGGAAACCATCAGATCCGAGAAGCGCTCGCCTTGGATCATGATGTGATGGCGGAGTAGATCGGCTGTGCGTTCACCATCTCCAGCGATGATGGCGTTGACGATCTCTTCATGCTCCGCGAAAGAGTTCGCAACTCGGTCCCGTACGCGAAGTTGCAGTCGCCGATACGGCCTTAAGCGACGATGCAGATTACGCGTTTGCTCGACCAGGAAAGTATTATGGCTGCCGGCATAGATTGCTTGATGAAATGCTTCATTTTTATAAAAGTAATCATCGGGGTTGCCGCTTTCCCGGGCCTTTTGACAGGCAGCATGTAAGTTCAGCAACTCGTCATGATCGGCCTTCGACATCCTGCGCGCCGCCAGTCGGCCGCACATCGCTTCCAGTTCCGCCATGAGTTCGAACATTTCCACCAGCCGTTGCGGCGGAATGTCGGCCACGATGGCGCCTCTACGTGGACGAATAACGACCAGCCCCATCGAAGCCAGCTGAATCAGCGCTTCCCGAATTGGGGTGCGCGATACATTGAATTCATTTGCCAGGACAGTCTCGTCGAGGTGAGCGCCTGGACGCAGCTTGCCAACAGCAATCATTTCTTCGATTGCTTCGCGGAGCGTATGTGAGCGGCTGTTCATCTAGGTGTGCAACTGGATATGCAGTGAGAGAAATCGTAGGTTAATAAAATCGCTTGACATTGCATTTATCATACATCATCTTGTATACACAAAACAGATAAATGTATTCAAAAAAAGAAATCCTGTACAAATAGCCTGCAAATAAGCCGCAATTAACCTGAACGCTTACCTTGGATGGAGACAAATATGTTTAAAAAAGTCGCATTGTTAATTGCTGCCATGGGTCTCAGCGCCGCATCTTTGGCGCAGTCCTGGCCGGAGCGTCCTGTGACCATCGTTGTGCCGTTTCCAGCCGGAGGGGGCACAGACACCTTTGCAAGGCCGCTTGCAGCCCAATTAAGCAAGCAGCTTGGAAAGCAAATCCTCATCGACAACAGGGGCGGCGCAGGTGGCACCTTAGGCGCCGGAATCGCCGCCAAGGCTAGTCCGGACGGATACACATTTTTTATAGGCGGGGCACACCATGCTATTGCCCCCTGGATCTATCCCAAATTGGATTACCACATCCAGAAAGACTTTATCCCCATTACTGTGATTGCGACGCCACCCCAGGTGATCGTAGTCAACACCCAGCGCGTTCCGGTTTCGGACCTCAAGTCTTTTGTCGAATACGCGAAGAAGAATCCTGGCAAGGTCAACTTTGCTTCGGCGGGCAATGGTACGTCGCATCATCTGGCGGGAGAATTGTTCAAGATTCAAACCAAAACAGACTTGATCCACATTCCATACCGAGGTGCGGGGCCGGCGCTTCAAGACCTGGTGGGCGGGCAGGTGGACATGATGTTTGACGGTTTGGGATCATCGGCGTCTCACATTAAGGGTGGGCGCATTAAAGCACTGGCGGTCGCATCGACAAAGCGAGCCCCTGGATTTCCGGATGTGCCGACCACCGCCGAGGCCGGGGTTCCCGGATATGAAGTGTCCACCTGGTACGCACTATGGGCGGTAAAAGGTACGCCGCCGCAGATCGTTGAACGCATGGCGGCGGAAACGCAGAAAGCGCTGGCATCCCCTGAAATCAAGGCGCGCTGGCATGAGGCCGGTTCGGAGGTGCCGCAAATGTCGCAGCAAGAATTTGCAACCATGCTGGAGTCTGAAATCGCCCGCTGGGGCAACGTGGTAAAGCAGGCCAACGTCAAGCTTGAATGAAGCTCGGCTTGAATTCATTGTGAATACAGCATAGGTACTGCAACTACGGAGAATAATCGAATGGCTGCGCCCGCCCGGATTTGGAATCAGCAGCAGCTTAGTCGCGAAGCGCGCTTGGTGCGCGCTGCCAAGGTGCTCGGTAAGGACTTGTCAGGAAAAGCCGTTCCGGCCGACCGCATCGCCGACTTGCTGCATACGGTTATAGAAACGGGCGACCGAGTCTGCCTGGAAGGTAACAACCAAAAGCAGGCCGACTTTCTTGCCAAAGCGTTGGCCGCACTTGATCCGGCTCGCGTGAACCGACTGCACATGCTGCAGTCGGTGGTAGCGCTTCCCGAGCATCTCGATGTATTTGACAAGGGCATTGCTTCGCGCCTGGATTTTTCATTTTCCGGGCCGCAGGCCGGGCGCATGGCGAAGCTGGTGGCGTCGGGACAGATTCAAATTGGTGCGATTCATACCTACCTTGAATTGTTCGGGCGCTACTTTATCGATCTTACTCCGCGCGTCTCTCTGATCACGGCCGAGGCGGCTGACAGGCAAGGTAATTTGTATACCGGCCCAAATACGGAAGACACGCCTGCCATCGTGGAAGCGACGGCATTCAAGAGCGGCATCGTGATTGCACAGGTCAACCAAATCCTTGACGCACTGCCGCGCGTTGATATTCCGGCTGATTGGGTTGACTTCACGGTGCAGGCGCCAACCCCGAATTACATCGAGCCGCTATTCACCAGGGATCCGGCGCAGATATCCGAAATTCAGGTGCTGATGGCGATGATGGCGATTAAGGGCATCTATGCCGAATATGAAGTCGATCGGCTCAACCATGGCATCGGCTTCGATACGGCGGCAATCGAGTTGATTCTTCCTACCTATGCAGAGTCATTGGGCTTGTGCGGAAAAATTGCGCGTCACTGGGCGCTCAATCCGCACCCGGCGCTGATACCGGCGATTGAAGCCGGATTCGTCGAGTCAGTACATTCTTTCGGCTCCGAGCTGGGCATGGAAAACTATATTCGTTCCAGACCGGACGTTTTCTTTGTCGGCCCGGATGGCTCGATGCGAAGCAACCGCGCCTTCTGCCAGGCGGCCGGTCATTACGCTTGCGACATGTTTATCGGTTCAACGCTGCAAATCGATTTGCAAGGCAATTCCTCGACTGCCACTGCGGGGCGTATTTCCGGCTTTGGCGGCGCACCCAACATGGGGTCCGACGCGCGCGGGCGCCGTCATGCCAGCAACGCGTGGTTAAAAGCCGGGCGCCAGGCTCGGGACGGCAAAAACCTTATACCGCGCGGGCAAAAGTTGGTCGTGCAAATGGTGGAAACCTTTCGCGAGCACATGCAGCCTGCTTTCGTCGAAAAACTGGACGCCTGGCGCCTGGCTGAACAGGCTGGCATGGCGATCCCGCCGGTCATGATTTACGGAGACGATGTGACACACATCCTGACCGAAGAAGGGATTGCCAATCTGCTGTTATGCCGTACCGATGAAGAGCGTGAACAGGCGATACGCGGTGTCGCCGGATACACGCCGATCGGGTTGGGCAGGGATAAGCGCATGGTGGAAAACCTGCGCGACCGGGGCATCGTCCAGCGTGCCGAGGACCTTGGTATTGACAAGCGGATGGCGACACGTGATCTGCTCGCCGCAAAATCAATGAAAGACCTGGTACGCGCTTCCGGCGGCTTATACGACCCGCCTCGACGTTTCAGGAACTGGTGACTCTCATGGAAACCTTGAATTTTTTCTTTGATAACAAGCATCGCCCATTGCGGCATGCGGCGCATCCTCGGCTGGTTGGTGTGGTCAGTTCGGGAAATCTTGAAGTCCTGATCGAACCGGCCCCACTGAACGGCGGATGCGAAATCGAAATTCGAACCGCTGCACTGGGGTTCGGGGCCATCTGGCAAGCTGTGCTGGAAGATTTTAATGAACGCTGGCAGTTGGCCGATATGCGCATAGCCGTCAACGACATGGGCGCAACCCCCGCCGTTGTCAGCCTGCGCCTCGACCAGGCGGTAGAAGCGGCGATCAATCCTGCCTCAGGAGCGCGATCATGAGCAGTTTCCTTGAAGCTTCTGCGCGGGAGCGCATGCAAAACCTGTTGGACCCCGATTCTTTCACGGAATTTTTACCACCCGAACGGCGCGTCATGAGTCCGCATCTGGCCCAGCTTGATGTCCCGGTGTCATTTGATGACGGCGTTGTCATCGGAACCGGAAAGCTGGACGGCAAACCGGTCTTTGCGGCGGCGCAGGAAGGCGGCTTTATGGGCGGCGCGGTTGGTGAAGTTCATGGCGCCAAGCTGGTCGGTCTGTTGAAGCGGGCGATGGTTGAGCGACCTGCAGCGGTATTGCTTTTGCTTGAAACCGGAGGAGTTCGCCTGCATGAAGCGAATGCTGGATTGATCGCAGTATCCGAAGTCATGCGTGCCGTCCTTGACGTTCGTGCGGCGGGCATCCCGGTGATCACGCTCATCGGCGGGGCCAATGGATGTTTCGGCGGGATGGGCATCGTTGCCCGTTGCACCAATATGGTCATCATGTCGGAGGAGGGGCGTCTGGCGATGTCGGGCCCGGAGGTCATCGAGACCGCGCATGGCGTGGAAGAATTCGATTCGCGCGATCGTGCCCTTGTTTGGCGCACCACGGGAGGTAAGCATCGCTATCTGCTCGGTGATTGCGATGCCGTGGTGCCGGACGAGACCACAGCATTCCGCGCAGCGGCGCTGTCCGGGATAGCACGTCTGCAAACCGAACGCGTGGATTTGACACTCGAATCGCTTGAAGCAGAGCAGAAGCAGTTAAAGAGGCGGATCGACGACTTCGGTGATGAAACCGAACCGGCCAGGATTTGGGAGCGACTCGGCATTGCCGACGCGACGGCATTGCCCATGCTGGATGCAGATGCATTCACCGCGGTTGCGGCACCGCGTCGTCTGGGGGTAGCACAATGAACTGGAAAACGATCGCATCCGAGCTATTTCCCCAAGGGCATGACATTGCCGAGAAGGGCTTTGTGTTATCCGGGACAGCCAAAGTCGATGGCAGCGACGTTGCGGTGATCGGGACTACCGCTCATGTCCCTATCGGAGTGGAGATCGCCCTGGCGCAGGCGGAACTGGTGTTGCGAACCGTACGAGACCATCCACGCTGGCCGATTGTGATTTTGATAGACACCCAAGGCCAGCTTTTGCGGCATCGCGACGAAATGCTGGGTATCAACAGTTACATGGCTCATCTGGGAAAATGTATTGATCTTGCGCGTCGACGTGGCCATCCGATTATCGGCCTGGTCTACGATCAGGCCTTGTCCGGGGGATTTATCACCAGCGGCCTGATGGCAGACGCTTGTTATGCACTACCCGATGCAAGCATTCGCGTAATGGGTTTGCCGGCCATGGCTCGCATAACGAAAGTGCCGGAAGAGAAACTGACCGAACTCGCGAAACACAATCCCGTATTTGCGCCCGGCCCCGAGAATTACCTGCGTATGGGAGGGATTCACGATATCTGGAAAGAAAATTTGGCCCAGAGGCTGGCCGCCGCATTAAAGGAAGCCGACAATACCGACCGTCGCAGCGAACTTGGACTCGAGCGCGGCGGCCGGAAACAAGCTCAGCTTGTGATTCAGACGGTGCTCGCGGACGGCCATGCTGGCGCGGCATGATCTGGTGTGGTTGACGGCCGAAGGATGGGATGTGGTTCGTCGATCGGTGCAGCCGGACCATGCCTTCGTTATTGAGCGGTGGACCATGGCTGACTGGCCTGCGGTAGTGCGCCGACAGGACGCGGACGCAGAGCCCGATCAGATCTGTCTAGGGATTACACCGCCCCGGGATACGCTGTGTGCACGCGGTGGTCGTATCCGCCTGGCATTTCGCTGTAACCACAATGCGATTAAAAATGTGTCACGGCCATTGGCGGTGGAGGCAGTAAGCCCTGCAGTTCCTGAGCAGTGGCAATTGGCTTATCAACAATTTCGTGCAGCGGTCGAAGGTAAGGCGCTGGACGTTCGCGTGTATGGTTCACTGTCGCTGCAGGCTCTGACCGGCGAGTCGTATCTTACTGAACGGTCCGATATCGACCTGGCATTTTTTCCGAAAAACGCCAAGGAGCTTGCGATCGGAAACGATCTCTTCGCCGCGAATGGAAAATGCCTGCCATTGGATGGCGAAGTCATCTTCCCTTCCGGCCGCGCGGTCGCATGGAAAGAGTGGTGCGCATCTTCAGCGGCAACGGGCAATGAGAGGGTATTGGTCAAGGAAAAAGAAAAAGTAGCATTGCTCCGGGTCGATCAATTATTGAGAGAACTTACAGAGCCGATATGATGACATTGAGAATGCACGTCAATGCGGAATCGCGCGCGCCAGATACGCTGTCCGGATATACGTCGGCCGTATCTTCGAATCGGGGTATCTGCCGACAAGACCGGACCTTTTGCCACGACATAGCCCGTCTCGCCGTTCACTGCTTGTACACGGAACTTGCCCTGTATCCCAAGCCTGGATTGGTATCGCTGATCGACAATGGCAGTCATGAGGATATGAGCGCCAGCACGTTTCTACGCAGCTTGTTCGCGCTTCGACACTACTTTGTACGGATCACGCTCGCCGGCATCTCCGGCGCTTCATTCGAAACGCTCAAACAGCTTGGCATCGATGCCGAACGACGAATGCTGGCTGCGACTGCAGGGGTGAATACGCATCGCGGCGCAATCTTCTGTCTTGGCATGCTATGTGCCGCCGCCGGCCACTGCAAAGCCGAGGGCAATGATCTATCGGCGGCAGATATCCGGCAAACCTTGCTCAGCCAGTGGGGTTCGGCATTGGCTGCGCATACCCACTGCACGGCCCCAACGTCGCATGGCCAGCGTATGTCTGCGGTGCATACGGTAGGCGGTGCACGCGAGGAAATGGCACAGGGTTTGCCATCCTTATTTGACGTCGCGTTACCTGCGCTGCGGCGTACGCTGGCAGATGGCCGCAGCCCGCATGCCGCGCGCATAGATGCTCTGTTCTCGCTCATGGCGCATATGAGTGACACCAATGTCTATCACCGTGGAGGTTTGACGGGGGCCGAACTTGTCCGCTCCCATGCACGAGCCTTTCTAAAGCAGGGCGGCACCGCACATCCCGAGTGGAGGTCGACCGCTGTAGCGCTCCATGAATTGTTCAGCCAAAAAAAGCTCTCGCCAGGCGGTGCGGCTGATCTGCTTGCTGCAACCTGCTTTGTGCATCACTTGTACCAGGACTTTATTTAACCCATTGCAAGGGCGGAGCAGTACTACGGTAAGGAAAAGACTGAAATGACCAGCCGTTTTGCGGTGCTATGTCCTGGACAAGGAGGGCAGCATTCTCGAATGCTCCAGTTCATCAGGGATCACAACATGGAAAGCATGTTTGACCAATGGGATCTCGATGGGCATCTCGGTATGAAGATAGACAATGCCTTGAACGACGATAGCTTGCTATTTTCCAATCGTATCGCGCAGCCGATTATCGTTGCAGCCCAGCTGGCGACCTGGTCAATGCTACAAGACATACTGCCGAGGCCGGACCTGGTTGCTGGATATAGCATCGGTGAACTGTCAGCCTATGGGGTCGCAGGCATATTTTCCAAGGGAGACACGATTGCGCTTGCCGCAGAAAGGGCAAGGCTGATGGATAGCTGCCTGCTTGAATCCGGGCCGCAAGCTATGCTGGCCATTTCAGGCATTCAGGTTAACCGAGTGATAGAGTTCATTGGCGATCGGCGCTTGTATATTGCCATCGAATCCAGTGAAGACAGTATGGTGGTCGGCGGTCTTCGCGATGATATTCCGGAATTGATTGAATGGGCTCAGCGCTCCGGTGCACGCGTGTCTGAATTGCCTGTCGCAGTCGCTTCCCATACCCCATTGATGCGTCACGCAACAGATGAGTTTGGGGCAGCGATCAAGCAGTACCGGTTAAATACTCCGCAAGCGCCGCTCGTTTCAGGTATTTGGGCGAGAGTGGTGCAAGACAAGGAAGAATTGCAGGGCAGTCTTGCCAGACAAGTATCCGAGACCATCCGATGGAAGGAATGTATGGACGCGTGCGCCGAAGCAGGTATGACGGTCGCATTGGAACTGGGTCCGGGCACGGCGCTTTCACGCATGATGCACGCGCGCCATCCTCATATCGAATGCCGGTCCGTGAGTGAGTTTCGTACGCTCGATGGGGTGGGGGCATGGATCGCCCGCCACTTCTGATAACCGGCCCGCCGAGGGCGATTACATTTCTAAGCACCGGTATAGGTATAGTCGATATCGGGAGGCATCGGCCCCTTGATGCGTCCTCCCTGCTGTTTCTGTTCCCATGCATGGGCAAGAATACCGACCGATCTCGACAAGATAAACAGCCCGCGCGCCATCGCGGGTTCGAATCCCAGTTCGCCATACACAACCGCTGTCGCGCCATCGATATTCATCGGCAGCTTGCTGGAGGCGCGTTGTGCCAGCGCCGCTTCGACCGCGCGCCCTATATCCGCATACCGGCCGCGGACCACGCCTTGCTTTGCTGCCGCGTCTACCAGCGCGAGCAAGCGTATCGCACGCGGATCGACCGGATGAAACCGATGTCCATATCCGGGAATGATTTTTCCATGTTCGGCGACGTATTCATCGAGCACGGCGGTGACGGTATCGTCCATCGATAGACCAGCCGGGTGGCGGGCGATGCGATTGAACAATTCCAGGCATTGCTCACCGGCCCCGCCATGCACGTCGTCGAGAACATTGATTGCCGATGCCATGGCGCCATTGAGCGGCAGGCCGCAGGTTACCGCCATGCGCGATATCGCGATCGACGGCGCCTGCGGGCCATGATCGACCGCGGACACCAGCGCCGCTTCCAGCAACGCGGCCTGTTCCGGAGTGGGCTGGTCGTCCCGCGTCATCAGCCATACCATATGCGCATAGCTGACGTTCCCGATCAGGTCCTGGATCGGCGTTCCCTTGATACGAATGATGCCGGGACGGATGTCAATGATTTTTGTCGTCCACCACTCGCGCGCTTTTTTCAGCAGCCCCGTTGTCTTGTCCAAACTCATATTGCTCCTGCTTTCTGCAATGCTTCAATGTCAGTCAAGCTATAGCCAAGTTCCAGCATGATGGCGTTGGTATGCTCGGCCAATTGCGGCGGGCCGCTGCGCACTTCGGTGGGCTGGCCGTCCACCTTGAAGCCGCTTCTGGTCACGGTGATTTCCTTGCGGTCGTCGCCGTCGAAAGGCAGTGTCATCAGCAAATCGCGATGGGTAATCTGCTCTTGGCTCAAAGCTTCTTCGACGCTGAGTACGCGTCCGGCCGGTACGCCGACGGCGTTCAGAGCTGCCTCCCAGTATGCCGCGTCATTGGTCCGCAGAGCGGCTTCGATTGCCGCGGTCAGTGCGGCGCGGTTGAGCTTTCTCGCCTCGCGTTCCGCAAAGCGGGCATCCGAAATGAGATCGATGCGGCCTATTACGCGGCAGAGCGATTCGAATTGTTCCTGTTTGTTTGCGGCGATGTTGAGCGGTCCGTCCGCAGCATTGAATGTTCCGGACGGACTGGCCGTAAAGTTGTTATTGCCCATAGGGACTGGGCTTTTTCCTGCAATCAGTTGATTCGAGACGATCCATCCCATGGTGACGATTGCCGAGTCGAGCATCGAAACATCGAGAAAACTTCCCGCCCCCGTTCGTTCGCGCTTTACCAGCGCAGAAGCGATGGCGAAGGCGGCAGTGATGCCGCCGATCGTGTCGCACACCGGGTAACCGACGCGCAACGGTGCCGAGTTGGCGTCGCCGGTAATGCTCATGAGGCCCGAGCGGCCCTGGATGATCTGGTCATAGGCTGGCGCGTCGGCCAGCGGCCCGGTTTGCCCGAATCCCGAAACCGCGCAATAGATCAGATCCGGGTTCACTTTCTTCAGGGCGTCATATCCGACGCCAAGGCGCTCCATGACGCCGGGACGATAATTTTCCAGAACCACGTCAGCGTTTTCCACAAGACGCATGAAAATATCTTTGCCTGCCGGCGATTTCAGATTGATCGAAATGGAACGCTTGCCCGCATTCTGGGCGAGGAACGACGTGCCCATATTGCGCTTGTTGAGCACCGCATCGGCGCCGAGCTGACGCGCAAGATCGCCGGTACCGGGCGTTTCGACCTTGATCACATCGGCGCCAAGCAATGCCAGTTGATATCCGGCGAAGGGGCCGGCAAGGACGTTGGTCAGGTCCAGTACCTTGATTCCGTCAAGCAGGGTAGTCATGTATGTCCTCCAGCGACATCGAAAAGCATTTGAGCGATCGGTACCCGGCAGTCTGCCGCTGCGGCAGGACTGCGTCACGTCAGTCATCCGCTCATGCGTAAAATAAAATTTGCCTGCCCTGCCCGTAATGCCGCGTGTTTCCGACGAGTGTAGTGCCGATCGGTGCGAGGAGCCGAATGGCAGGCGGGCTCAAGTATAAGCGAGCAAGCGCCCGCACGAGATTATGGCAATCCACAATACGAGGGACAGCCCGGCATGGCACTTGGCAGCCGCCGGCGCGCTTACACCTGTATTCCAGCCGACGACACCTCGGTACACGCCTGCGTGGAACGACAGGGCGTTGACGCCGGCACAGACGATGAGCGTAAGCTTGAGCAGAAAAATTTTATTGGAAATGAAATCGTTAGGATGCGCACTGAACATCATGACGCCGGCAGGAATGATCAGCAGCAGACTGAGCAATGACCAGCGCAAGAGATGACGTCCCATCGCAGTGACCGGCACCTCCTTCGACAGTCCGAGCACGCGCAGGTCGAACATGATCACGGAACCGACCAGAATGGCGAATCCGACGATGTGGAAGATCTCGACGATCGGATACATCCACAGGCTGCCCCGCATTGTTACCCCAAGACTGCTCGCCTCCAGCCAGCCGAGCGGCCCTGCTGCAGCCTGCATCACCGCAGTTCCGTGGTCTTGTCGCCGACAATAATGCGTTCGGCCCGCATTTCTTCGGGTTTGCCGCGGTTCGGGTAGCCGACCACGGTAACGCTGTTCCCCGGCTTGATCATGTCCTGGCTAAGTCCCCGGTTTTCCATCCGGGTCGGCGGCGCCAGGACCACGAGCCAGGACTTTTCCGGGGTCTTCAATCGGACGAATCCGTGCGGGTGGGAATAACCGGACTCTTCAATCTTTCCCGTCAATCGCAGGGTATTGGACGAGTCATATTCACTCCAGCCGTGGTGCGCGAATGCGCTCGTACCTGCGAGCATCAACAAGGCGACGACATATTTCATGTGTAAACTCCTTTATGCTTAAGGGCAACAATGCATCCTGTGCGGAACTATGCATGCCAACTGCACCCGGTCGGAATCAGATGCGGAAAATGCCATGTTTATCTTACAGATATTGTCTATCGGCTGCAGCCCGGATTCATGCGGCCATGTCGCAGGGAAGTGCGTCGTCAAGATGCAGACAAGAGGTGCCGCATGATGAAACGCATCTAGCGCCTGCGTTCAAGCGTCGCCCATTTTTCATGAGGTATGCGGGCAACCACGGTCCATGTCGTTTCGCCAGGTTTGATGACAGCGGCTTCGCCTTCGGCCAGATGAGGCGGTCCGGCTATTGACCGGAATGGCGTGCCGTGTCCGACGATCCAGCGGTTGGTGCCGGCCACAACCGGCATCGAAATGAGGCGTTTCAATCCGGCATA
This window encodes:
- the zwf gene encoding glucose-6-phosphate dehydrogenase, producing the protein MSTHSPHTSALPLDMMIFGGTGDLAARKLLPALYMAHLHGNLPQKTSIVALGRQAYSRNDYIEFVENMSRPFIGKMNFDESAWAGFLGLLDYLCVDVINDPDFTSLARVSDAGAERVFYLATAPTLFTTICDKLAASGLVDANSRVVLEKPLGRDSASAAAINDAVGRHFKEEQIYRIDHYLGKETVQNLMVLRFGNSIFEPLWRAPTISSVQITVAETVGVGSRAGFYDSTGAMRDMVQNHLLQLLCIIAMEPPVSLSPDAVRDEKLKVLRSLRKMSMADIARDTVRGRYGRGAIGAEEVIGYLDEADVPEASSTETFVALRAHVDTWRWANVPFYLRTGKRMHKHSSRIVIEFTNPPFSIFPDSHGGIANRLVIELQPEEAIRFQIMSKQPGSGMQMHPVELNLDLQSAFPQRRAEAYERLLIDVVRGRLTHFMRRDELEAAWDWVEPIIDGWSVLGERPHAYAAGTCGPSAAAALLARDGFAWTE
- a CDS encoding GntR family transcriptional regulator yields the protein MNSRSHTLREAIEEMIAVGKLRPGAHLDETVLANEFNVSRTPIREALIQLASMGLVVIRPRRGAIVADIPPQRLVEMFELMAELEAMCGRLAARRMSKADHDELLNLHAACQKARESGNPDDYFYKNEAFHQAIYAGSHNTFLVEQTRNLHRRLRPYRRLQLRVRDRVANSFAEHEEIVNAIIAGDGERTADLLRHHIMIQGERFSDLMVSLRQLMDDAA
- a CDS encoding Bug family tripartite tricarboxylate transporter substrate binding protein; the protein is MFKKVALLIAAMGLSAASLAQSWPERPVTIVVPFPAGGGTDTFARPLAAQLSKQLGKQILIDNRGGAGGTLGAGIAAKASPDGYTFFIGGAHHAIAPWIYPKLDYHIQKDFIPITVIATPPQVIVVNTQRVPVSDLKSFVEYAKKNPGKVNFASAGNGTSHHLAGELFKIQTKTDLIHIPYRGAGPALQDLVGGQVDMMFDGLGSSASHIKGGRIKALAVASTKRAPGFPDVPTTAEAGVPGYEVSTWYALWAVKGTPPQIVERMAAETQKALASPEIKARWHEAGSEVPQMSQQEFATMLESEIARWGNVVKQANVKLE
- the mdcA gene encoding malonate decarboxylase subunit alpha, whose protein sequence is MAAPARIWNQQQLSREARLVRAAKVLGKDLSGKAVPADRIADLLHTVIETGDRVCLEGNNQKQADFLAKALAALDPARVNRLHMLQSVVALPEHLDVFDKGIASRLDFSFSGPQAGRMAKLVASGQIQIGAIHTYLELFGRYFIDLTPRVSLITAEAADRQGNLYTGPNTEDTPAIVEATAFKSGIVIAQVNQILDALPRVDIPADWVDFTVQAPTPNYIEPLFTRDPAQISEIQVLMAMMAIKGIYAEYEVDRLNHGIGFDTAAIELILPTYAESLGLCGKIARHWALNPHPALIPAIEAGFVESVHSFGSELGMENYIRSRPDVFFVGPDGSMRSNRAFCQAAGHYACDMFIGSTLQIDLQGNSSTATAGRISGFGGAPNMGSDARGRRHASNAWLKAGRQARDGKNLIPRGQKLVVQMVETFREHMQPAFVEKLDAWRLAEQAGMAIPPVMIYGDDVTHILTEEGIANLLLCRTDEEREQAIRGVAGYTPIGLGRDKRMVENLRDRGIVQRAEDLGIDKRMATRDLLAAKSMKDLVRASGGLYDPPRRFRNW
- the mdcC gene encoding malonate decarboxylase acyl carrier protein, which translates into the protein METLNFFFDNKHRPLRHAAHPRLVGVVSSGNLEVLIEPAPLNGGCEIEIRTAALGFGAIWQAVLEDFNERWQLADMRIAVNDMGATPAVVSLRLDQAVEAAINPASGARS
- a CDS encoding biotin-independent malonate decarboxylase subunit beta: MSSFLEASARERMQNLLDPDSFTEFLPPERRVMSPHLAQLDVPVSFDDGVVIGTGKLDGKPVFAAAQEGGFMGGAVGEVHGAKLVGLLKRAMVERPAAVLLLLETGGVRLHEANAGLIAVSEVMRAVLDVRAAGIPVITLIGGANGCFGGMGIVARCTNMVIMSEEGRLAMSGPEVIETAHGVEEFDSRDRALVWRTTGGKHRYLLGDCDAVVPDETTAFRAAALSGIARLQTERVDLTLESLEAEQKQLKRRIDDFGDETEPARIWERLGIADATALPMLDADAFTAVAAPRRLGVAQ
- the mdcE gene encoding biotin-independent malonate decarboxylase subunit gamma, whose translation is MNWKTIASELFPQGHDIAEKGFVLSGTAKVDGSDVAVIGTTAHVPIGVEIALAQAELVLRTVRDHPRWPIVILIDTQGQLLRHRDEMLGINSYMAHLGKCIDLARRRGHPIIGLVYDQALSGGFITSGLMADACYALPDASIRVMGLPAMARITKVPEEKLTELAKHNPVFAPGPENYLRMGGIHDIWKENLAQRLAAALKEADNTDRRSELGLERGGRKQAQLVIQTVLADGHAGAA
- the mdcG gene encoding malonate decarboxylase holo-[acyl-carrier-protein] synthase: MLARHDLVWLTAEGWDVVRRSVQPDHAFVIERWTMADWPAVVRRQDADAEPDQICLGITPPRDTLCARGGRIRLAFRCNHNAIKNVSRPLAVEAVSPAVPEQWQLAYQQFRAAVEGKALDVRVYGSLSLQALTGESYLTERSDIDLAFFPKNAKELAIGNDLFAANGKCLPLDGEVIFPSGRAVAWKEWCASSAATGNERVLVKEKEKVALLRVDQLLRELTEPI